GATTGAACGTCGACGTCGTCGTGTTCGACGACGCATCGCGCATCGATGCGGCGCTGGCCGGCGGACGAATCGATGCGGCCAGTTTCGAGGATGCGCAGCAACTCGCGGCAACGCGCGCCGCGCACCGCTATGCGCTGACGCCTGTCGCGCCGACCGTGACGCTGCCGATGGCGCTCTATTCGCGCAAGCTGACGAATCTCAACGCGCTGCAGCCCGGCGCGACGATCGCGATTCCGGCCGACGCGCGCGGGATGGCGCGTGCGCTCGTGCTGCTGCAGAACGACACGCTGATCACGCTGCGCGAACGGGCCGGGCTTCATGCGACGCTGCGCGACGTGACCGGCAACCGGCTCGGGCTGAAGATCGTCGCGTTGCGCGGCGATCGGCTCTACGCGGCGCTCGATACGGTCGCGTTCGCGGCGATCGACAACGACGACGCGGCGCGCGCGGGCCTGCAGCCGGCACGCGACAGCATCGGCATCGAGGACGCGCGTTCGCCGTATGCGGGCGTGCTGACCGTGCGCGATGCCGATCGCACGAAGCCGTGGGTCGCGCAGCTTGTCGCCGCGTACCACTCCGACGACGTGGCGCGCTTCATCCTGACGCGCTACCAGGACTCGGTGCGACGGCCGTGGTAGACACCTACGCGCTGGCCTGCAACGCATGCGGGCGCTGCTGCAACAGCGCGCCGACGCTAGCGCTGCGCGAACTGTTCCGGCATCGCGAGCGATTCGTCGGTGCGCTGACGATCCATCGCGTGCCGAAGCGGCAGATCGGCGAGCGCTGGCGCGCGGGCGAACGCGAGCACGCGCTCGATGCGGACGACGTCGCGGCATGCGATGCGCTCGCCGACCGGCTGTTTCACCGGTTCGGCGGCGCGAGCGGCGACTGGGCCGCGCTGACGCTGCAGGGCTACGACTATCCGTCGCTCGGCCGCTGTCCCGCGCTCGCGGACGACGGACGGTGCAGCGTGCACGCGGACAAACCGTCGATCTGCGGCGCGGTGCCGCTCGATCCGCTGCTGCCCGACCGCCTGCAGGCGCGCGTGCTGGCCGCGCGGCGCGACGACGCGGTGCGGTTCGGCAGCCGCTGCATCGTCGACGAGACGCAAGCGCGACACGCTGCCGCGCACGCGGTGCCGTCGATCGCGCTCGTGCGCGCGACGGAGGTCATGGACCGCGCCGCGCTCGATGCGTGCCGCGATGCGCTCGCGTTCGAGCGCGCGGTGTGGCGCGATGCGGCGTTCGCGTCGCTGATCGACGGCGGGCAGCCGATGCGCGAAGCATGGTCGCGGCTCGCGCCGGGTGCGTATCTGACGCTGCCGATCGCGCCCGTGCTGCTGATCGTCGCGTCGCTTTCCGCGCATTGCCGCGCGCTCTGCCTGAACTTCATCGACGCGCAGCTTGCATTGATCGACGCACGCATCGAAGCGGCGCTTGCGCGCCGGCGTCTCGACGATCGGCCGGCGACGCGCGAGCTGCGCGGTTTCGCGCAGGCACTCGAGCGCGCGCGGCAGGTGCTGCTCGCAACGCCGGCACGGTCGACTCATCCGCACCGTGACGCAGCGGCCATCGAGGCGTGGCTCGACGGCCGGCAGGCAACCGATCCGCAACCTGCCTGACTCGTCGCGCGGCATCGCGTCGCGCGATTCCGCCGCTGACCGCACGAGCCGGCGCGACCGCGCACCGCCTCAAAGCGCCTCGACCAGCCGCCGGTGACTCTTCTCGCAATACTCGTGACACGCGGCACGCGCCGCGATCGACGCACCGTGCACGAAGCGCGGCGCATCGACGCGCCGCGACATCGACACGACGATCGACGGCGGCGACGGCTGCAGCGGTAGCTCGACCACTTCGCCGCTTTCGATCAGCGCATCGACGAACAGGCTCGGAATCGCGGCGACGCCGAAGCCGTCGCGCACGAGCTGCACGATCACCGAGATCGACGGCGAGCCGGTGATCCGCGTCTCCGACAGCGGCACGCCGTGCGCATGCGCGAGCGTGCGCACGATGTCCTCGAGCGCGCGGTGCGGCGCGGTCCCGCGCCCGTACGTGAGGATCGGCTGCCGCAGCACCTGGCGCGCGAGGCCCGTGCGCGTGGCCGGCAGCAGCCCCGCGCGCGCGATCCAGCGCACCGGATAGTTCGCGAGCGCATCGCAGACCACCGCCGGCTCGTCGCTGCCCTCGACGCGAATGATCAGATCGAGTTCGCCCGCCATCAGCCGGCGCTGCAGCACGACGCTGACGTCGACGGTCAGATCGACTTCGAGTTGCGGATAGTCGGCCGCGAGGCGGCGCAGGTAGTGCGGCAGCCAGCTGTGCACGACGGTCTCTATCACGCCGAGCCGCAGCTTGCCGCGCAGCGCGCTTTCGCCGGACGCGGCCGCCTGCAGCTCGTGCGTCGCCTCGACGACTGCCTGCGCATAGGCGAGCAGATACTCGCCGTGCGGCGTGAGCCGGAATTCGCGGCTGTCGCGATCGACGAGCACGGTCTGCAGCTCGTCCTCGAGCGCCTTGATCCGTTGCGAGATCGCGGCCGGCGTCGCGTGCAGCGCGGCGGCCGTCGTGCGGAAATTGCGCAGCTTTGCGAGCGTGACGAAGGTTTCGAGAAATCGCGTGTTCATGGGCGGCGGACGGGGCGGGGCGCGCAAAGCTTGCCCGTTACGAAAACTGAACGGGACCGGGGAAAACCCGATAGTTCGTTAAGAAATTCTATACACCGGCCGTAAAAAAACTCGTTGGCGGCCAAAATTTTTCTTTTCTATTCTTCGGCGTATCCCATCCACGCGACACCGTCGCTCGCCTGCTCCCCGATCCGCCGATGAACCCGATCACGCCTTCCGAATTCCGTCAGTCCGTGCGCCGCGGCGCATTCCGCGGCCCGACCGCCGGCCACTGCGGCCCGTTCGCGCAAGCGAACCTCGCGATCCTGCCCGATGCGTATGCGCACGATTTCCTGCGCTTCTGCCAGGCGAACCCGAAGGCATGCCCGCTGCTCGGCGTCGGCGAGCCCGGCGCGTTCCGGCTCGACGTGCTCGGCGACGATCTCGACATCCGCACCGACGTGCCGAGCTACAACGTCTATCGCGACGGACGCCTGACCGAGCGCGTCGACTCGCTCGAAGCGCTGTGGCGCGACGATTTCGTCGTATTCGCGATCGGCTGCTCGTTCTCGTTCGAGGACATGCTCGCACGCGAAGGGATCGCGCTCCGTCATGTCGAGGAAGGCCGCAACGTGCCGATGTATCGCACGTCGATTCCGAACCGCCGAGCGGGCGTGTTTGGCGGCCAGCTCGTCGTATCGATGCGGCCGATGCGCGGCGCCGACGCGATTCGCGCGGTGCAGATCACGAGCCGGTTTCCGGGCGTGCACGGCGCGCCGATCCATCTCGGCGATCCGCGCGAACTCGGCATCGCCGATCTCGGCGCGCCCGATTTCGGCGACGCCGTGACGATCCGCGAAGGCGAACTGCCGGTGTTCTGGGCGTGCGGCGTGACGCCGCAAACCGCGCTGATGGAAGCGAAGCTGCCGCTCGCGATCGCGCATACGCCGGGCCACATGCTGATGACGGACATCACGAACGCGTCGCTGGCCGTGTTCTGACGCAACGCGGCGGCCCGCCGGCCGCCGGCTCGATACCGTCGCGGCGAACGCCGCGACCGACGGACGATCCGCCCCGGCCGGAGGGCGGCGCGCATCCGCGCGGCGTGCCGCGCGGTTCGGCGCGGCACGACTTTGACGGCGCTTAACGACAGGAGCCACCACCATGGAAAGCAAGACCCTCGCGGCGGGAACCGCCGAGCCCGAGCGCCCCGCGCGCAGCGGCCTGTTCTCGTGGTATGCCGACGCGCAGCCGCGCGAGCGCCGCGCGTTCTGGAGCTGCAAGGTCGGCTACATGCTCGACGGGATGGACACGCAGATGCTGTCGTTCGTGATTCCGACGCTCGTCGCGACCTGGGGCATCTCGCTCGCCGATGCAGGCTTCATCGGCACGATCACGCTGCTCGCCTCGGCGGCCGGCGGCTGGCTCGCCGGGCTGCTGTCCGACCGGATCGGCCGCGTGCGCACGCTGCAGCTCACGGTGCTCTGGTTCGCGGTGTTCACCGCGCTGTGTGGGCTCGCGCAGAACTATCATCAGTTGGTCGCCGCGCGCGCGCTGATGGGCTTCGGCTTCGGCGGCGAATGGACGGCCGGCGCCGTGCTGATCGGCGAAGTGATCCGCGCGCGCGATCGCGGCAAGGCGGTCGGCCTCGTGCAGTCGGGCTGGGCAATCGGCTGGGGACTCTGCGCGCTGCTGTATGCGCTGCTGTTCTCGGTGCTGCCCGCCGAGCTCGCGTGGCGTGCGCTGTTTCTCGTCGGGCTCGCGCCGGCGCTGCTCGTCGTCGTGATTCGCCGCTACGTGAAGGAGCCGGACGTCTACCAGAAGGAGAAGGCCGCGCAGGCACGCGAAGCCGATGCGCCGCGCTTCACCGAGATCTTCGCGCCGAAGCTGATCACGACGACGCTGCGCGCGGCGCTGCTGACGACCGGCGCACAAGGCGGCTACTACGCGATCACGACGTGGCTGCCGACGTTTCTGAAGACGGAGCGCCATCTGACCGTGATGGGCACGGGCGGCTATCTCGCGATGATCATCCTCGGCTCGTGGGTCGGCTATCTGACGAGCGCGTACCTGACCGACCGCCTCGGCCGCAAGCCGAACTTCATCCTGTTCGCGCTCGGCTCGATGGCGATCGCGTTCGCGTACACGTCGCTGCATCTGACCGATACGTCGATGCTGTTCCTCGGTTTCCCGCTCGGCTTCTTCGCATCGGGCATCTTCTCCGGCATGGGCGCATTTCTCACCGAGCTGTTCCCGACGCGCGTGCGCGGCTCGGGGCAGGGCTTCTGCTACAACGTCGGCCGCGCGATCGGCGCCTTGTTTCCGTTCCTGATCGGCGCGCTCGCGAAACACTACGGGCTCGGCGCGAGCATCGGCATCTTCGCGGTCGCCGCGTACGGCGTGATGATCGTCGCCGCGCTGACGCTGCCCGAGACGCGCGGCCGCGAACTCGACGCCGCGTAAGCGGCGCACCGCCCGCCCGTTCGTTCTTTCCCGTTTTCACCGCTTCGTCACGCGGCGCGCGATGCGCGCCGTGCGGCGGCGCTCGTCCTCCGATTCAACGACGCATCGAGTTCATCGCCATGACTGACCGACAGACTTCCCCCGTTTCCTCCGACGCCGCGCGCTGGCAATTCTGGATCGACCGCGGCGGCACGTTCACCGACATCGTCGCGCGCCGGCCCGACGGCACGCTCGTCACGCACAAGCTGCTGTCGGAGAACCCCGAGCAGTATCGCGACGCGGCCGTGGCCGGCATCCGCCATCTGCTCGGCCTCGCCGACGGCGAACCGATTACGCCCGAACGCGTCGACATGGTGAAGATGGGCACGACCGTCGCGACCAACGCGCTGCTCGAGCGCAAAGGCGAACGCACGGCGCTCGCGACGACGCGCGGCTTTCGCGACGTGCTGCGCATCGCGTACCAGAACCGGCCGCGGCTGTTCGATCTCGACATCGTGCTGCCCGATGCGCTGTACGAGACCGTCGTCGAGATCGACGAACGCGTCGGCGCGCACGGCGAGGTCGTGTCGCCGCTCGATCTCGCCGGCGCCGAGGCGGCGCTGCGCCGCGTGTTCGACGACGGCGTGCGCGCGCTCGCGATCGTGCTGATCCACGGCTATCGCTACACCGCGCACGAACGCGCGCTCGCGCAACTCGCGCGGCGCATCGGCTTCACGCAGGTGTCGGCGTCGCACGAGGTGTCGCCGCTGATGAAGATGGTGTCGCGCGGCGACACGACGGTCGTCGACGCGTATCTGTCGCCGATCCTGCGCCGCTACGTCGAACAGGTCGCGCACGAGATGCCGGGCGTGAACCTGCAGTTCATGCAGAGCAGCGGCGGTCTCACGCGCGCCGATGCATTCCAGGGCAAGGACGCGATCCTGTCGGGCCCGGCGGGCGGCATCGTCGGCATGGTGCGCGCGGCGCGCGCGGCCGGCTTCGAGCGCGTGATCGGCTTCGACATGGGCGGCACGTCGACCGACGTGTCGCACTACAACGGCGAGTTCGAGCGCGTGTTCGAGACGCAGGTGGCCGGCGTGCGGATGCGCGCGCCGATGATGAGCATCCATACGGTCGCGGCGGGCGGCGGCTCGGTGCTGAGCTTCGACGGCGCGCGGCTGCGTGTCGGTCCCGAATCGGCCGGCGCGAATCCGGGGCCGGCCGCATACCGGCGCGGCGGCCCGCTGACCGTGACCGACTGCAACGTGATGCTCGGCAAGATCCAGCCCGACTATTTCCCGCGCGTGTTCGGCCCGCATGCCGACGAGCCGCTCGATCGCGACGGCGTGGTCGCGAAGTTCCGCGCGCTCGCCGACGAGATCCATGCGGCGACCGGCCGGCGCGAGACGCCCGAGGCACTCGCGGAAGGCTTCCTCGAGATTGCGATCGGCAGCATGGCGAACGCGATCAAGAAGATTTCGGTGCAGCGCGGCCACGACGTGTCGCGCTATGTGCTGACGACGTTCGGCGGCGCGGGCGGCCAGCATGCGTGCGGCGTTGCCGACGCGCTCGGCATGACGCAGGTGTTCGCGCATCCGCTTGCCGGCGTGCTGTCGGCCTACGGAATGGGGCTCGCGGATCAGACCGCGATGCGCGAGCGCGCGATCGAGGCCGTGCTGTCGGACGACTCGCTTCCGGCGCTGAACGCGGCGCTCGACCGGCTGACCGACGAGGCGGTCGGCGCGCTGCTTGAACAGGGCGTGCCGCCCGAGCGCATTGCGACCGAACGGCGCGTGCATCTGCGCTACCAGGGCACCGATTCGGCGCTCGACGTACCGGCCGGCAGCGTCGACGCGATGCAGCGCGCGTTCGAAGCCGCCTATCGGCAGCGCTATGCGTTCCTGATGCCGGGCACGCCGCTCGTCGTCGAACTCGCGTCGGTCGAGGCGATCGGCCGCTCCGACGCGCCGGTCGAGATCGCACCGCTCGCGCCGCGCGGCGACGGCGACGCGCCGCGCGCCGATACCGTCGCGCGCTTCTATTCCGGCGGCGCATGGCACGACGCCGCGCTGTACGTGCGCGACACGCTGCTCGCCGGCGACGCGATCGACGGCCCCGCGATCATCGCCGAGCGCAACGGCACGACCGTCGTCGAGCCCGGCTGGCGCGCGCAGATGACGGCGCAGGGCAATCTCGTGCTGACGCGCACGACGCCGCTGCCGACGCGTCGATCGCTCGGCACAGACGCGGACCCGGTGCGGCTCGAGATCTTCAACAACCTGTTCATGTCGATAGCGGAACAGATGGGCCTGCGGCTGCAGAACACCGCGTACTCGGTCAACATCAAGGAGCGGCTCGACTTCTCGTGCGCGATCTTCGACTGCGACGGCAATCTGATCGCGAACGCGCCGCACATGCCCGTGCATCTCGGCTCGATGGGCGAAAGCATCCGCACGGTGATCGAGCGCAACCGCGGCCGCATGCGCGACGGCGACGTGTTCATGCTGAACGATCCGTATCACGGCGGCACGCACCTGCCGGACGTGACCGTCATCACGCCGGTATTCGCGGACGGCGCCGACGAACCGCTGTTCTACGTCGGCTCGCGCGGCCACCATGCGGACATCGGCGGCACGACGCCGGGTTCGATGCCGCCCGATTCGACGCATATCGAAGAGGAAGGCGTGCTGATCGACAACTGGCTGCTCGTGTCGGCCGGCACGCTGCGCGATGCCGAAACGCGCGCGCTGCTGGCGTCCGGGCGCTATCCGGCGCGCAACGTCGACCAGAACATGGCCGACTTGCGTGCGCAGATCGCGGCGAACCAGAAGGGCGTCGACGAACTGCGCCGGATGGTCGCGCAGTTCGGCCGCGAGGTCGTGCTCGCGTTCATGCAGCACGTGCAGGACAACGCCGAGGAAGCCGTGCGGCGCGTGATCGGCGCGCTGCAGGACGGCGCATACCGCTATGCGCTCGACAACGGCGCCGAGATTCGCGTCGCGATTCGCGTGAACCGTGCGGCGCGCTGCGCGCAGATCGATTTCACCGGCACGTCGGCGCAGCTCGACAACAACTTCAACGCGCCGAAGGCGGTGTGCATGGCGGCGGTGCTGTACGTGTTCCGCACGCTCGTCGGCGACGACATTCCGCTGAACGCCGGCTGCCTGAAGCCGCTGACCGTGATCGTGCCCGCGCATTCGATGCTGAATCCCGACTATCCGGCCGCGGTCGTGTCGGGCAACGTCGAGACGTCGTCGGCGATCACGAACGCGCTCTATGGCGCGCTCGGCTGCGTCGCGTCGAGCCAGGGGACGATGAACAACTTCACGTTCGGCAACGCGCAATACCAGTACTACGAGACGATCGCGGGCGGCAGCGGCGCGGGCCCCGGCTTCGCGGGCGTCGGCGCCGTGCAGACGCACATGACGAACTCGCGGCTGACCGACCCCGAAGTGCTCGAATGGCGCTATCCGGTGCGCGTCGATTCGCACCGGATCCGCACCGGCTCGGGCGGACGCGGGCGCTGGCACGGCGGCGATGGTGCGGTGCGGCGAATCCGCTTCCTCGAGCCGATGACCGCGTCGATCCTGTCGAACAACCGGATCCACGCGCCGTTCGGCGCGGCCGGCGGCGAACCGGGTGCGCTCGGCCGCAATACGATCGAGCGCGCGGACGGCGCGATCGAGACGCTCGACCACATCGCCCGCGCGCAGATGGCGCCCGGCGACGTGTTCGTCGTCGAGACGCCGGGCGGCGGCGGCTACGGCGCGGCCGGCTGAGGCCGGCGAAGGCGGGCGGCGCGATGAACGCGCGCGTCCGCCCGATAAAAAAGAAAAAATCCAAAGCGTTATTGCGCGCCGATTGAAAAAGCCGCTTAATGAAAAGCGGTTATTCGACGGAATTCGCAATGAAATCGCGCCTTACGCGACAAATCGAGCCGATTCGATGCGTGCGCACCGGTTTCATGAGCATTCCGTCCCCAAAACGCCCGGGCCTGCCGCAAACGCCCGCCGGACGGGGCGATGCACCGTTTTAGTCCACGCCGATTCTTGCCGTCGCAACCACTTCCCGAGGCCTTGCGCGAGCGAAAAAGCGCATTCCCCAATCGAGTGCCGGTTCCTTGACACCCCATTTGAAATGTGAGTGCCAATCGTCATCGTCATTTGATAAGATGGGTCCGTCATTCGCGCGGCGTGGCCGCCCGCATGATCGCGAATGCCGGGTCGCATCAGCAGGAACAAGTACCGGACGAGGATCGCTGTCACGACATCACGGCCGCCCGGCCCGCACGCGTCGCGCGTGCGCGCCCGGCGGGCGGCGTGCTCGTCTCCGTCTACACTGTGCGTTTTTTTTGGGTCGGGGCGTGTCATGGATGACGAAAACGATAGCGCAGTGCTCGAGGCGCATGTCGGAACGCGCAGCCCGTGCTGGCGGCTCGGCAGCGACAGCAATGCACTCGAACTCGCCGCCGTGCGCGGGATGACCAACGTCAGCATCGCGCTCACCGGCGAGCAGGCCGCGCGCATTCGCGCGCTGACCGGCGTCACGTCGCACCTCGTGCTCGACATCGTGCTGTTCGGCGAGCGCGTGCCGCTTCACCTCGTCGGCAGGAAGGTCAACACGACCGATTGGGCCGGCACCGCGTCGGCGTACACCGATACCGCCTCCGTGGCCGGCGATCTCGCGCACGGGCTCGCGTTTGCCGAGCAGGTCGTGTCCGAAGTGAATTCGCTCGTCGTGATCCTCGATCGCAACGGCATGGTGCAGCGCTTCAACCGGCTCTGCGAGGAAGTGACGGGCAAGCGCGAGGTCGACGTGATCGGCCGCAGCGCGTTCGAGCTGTTCATGAGCCCCGAGCAGGGCGCGCAGTCGCGCAGCAACATCACGGGCTTCTTTGCGAGCAACCGCGCGTTCTCGGTCGAGCGCTACATCAACACCGTGAACGGGCCGCGGCTGTTCCAGTTCCGCAACAAGTTCGTGCAGAGCGGCAGCGGCGCGGACGAGCAGTATCTGATCTGCTCCGGCATCGACATCACCGAGGAGCGCAACGCGCAGCAGCGGCTCACCGAGCTCGCGAACACCGACGTGCTGACGGGGCTGCCGAACCGCCATGCGATCA
The sequence above is a segment of the Burkholderia multivorans ATCC BAA-247 genome. Coding sequences within it:
- a CDS encoding MetQ/NlpA family lipoprotein, whose amino-acid sequence is MIRFARFVTAVALAAAGFAGMHGACAAEGPALRVGVTRGVHAQIMDEVRRVAASRGLNVDVVVFDDASRIDAALAGGRIDAASFEDAQQLAATRAAHRYALTPVAPTVTLPMALYSRKLTNLNALQPGATIAIPADARGMARALVLLQNDTLITLRERAGLHATLRDVTGNRLGLKIVALRGDRLYAALDTVAFAAIDNDDAARAGLQPARDSIGIEDARSPYAGVLTVRDADRTKPWVAQLVAAYHSDDVARFILTRYQDSVRRPW
- a CDS encoding hydantoinase B/oxoprolinase family protein; its protein translation is MTDRQTSPVSSDAARWQFWIDRGGTFTDIVARRPDGTLVTHKLLSENPEQYRDAAVAGIRHLLGLADGEPITPERVDMVKMGTTVATNALLERKGERTALATTRGFRDVLRIAYQNRPRLFDLDIVLPDALYETVVEIDERVGAHGEVVSPLDLAGAEAALRRVFDDGVRALAIVLIHGYRYTAHERALAQLARRIGFTQVSASHEVSPLMKMVSRGDTTVVDAYLSPILRRYVEQVAHEMPGVNLQFMQSSGGLTRADAFQGKDAILSGPAGGIVGMVRAARAAGFERVIGFDMGGTSTDVSHYNGEFERVFETQVAGVRMRAPMMSIHTVAAGGGSVLSFDGARLRVGPESAGANPGPAAYRRGGPLTVTDCNVMLGKIQPDYFPRVFGPHADEPLDRDGVVAKFRALADEIHAATGRRETPEALAEGFLEIAIGSMANAIKKISVQRGHDVSRYVLTTFGGAGGQHACGVADALGMTQVFAHPLAGVLSAYGMGLADQTAMRERAIEAVLSDDSLPALNAALDRLTDEAVGALLEQGVPPERIATERRVHLRYQGTDSALDVPAGSVDAMQRAFEAAYRQRYAFLMPGTPLVVELASVEAIGRSDAPVEIAPLAPRGDGDAPRADTVARFYSGGAWHDAALYVRDTLLAGDAIDGPAIIAERNGTTVVEPGWRAQMTAQGNLVLTRTTPLPTRRSLGTDADPVRLEIFNNLFMSIAEQMGLRLQNTAYSVNIKERLDFSCAIFDCDGNLIANAPHMPVHLGSMGESIRTVIERNRGRMRDGDVFMLNDPYHGGTHLPDVTVITPVFADGADEPLFYVGSRGHHADIGGTTPGSMPPDSTHIEEEGVLIDNWLLVSAGTLRDAETRALLASGRYPARNVDQNMADLRAQIAANQKGVDELRRMVAQFGREVVLAFMQHVQDNAEEAVRRVIGALQDGAYRYALDNGAEIRVAIRVNRAARCAQIDFTGTSAQLDNNFNAPKAVCMAAVLYVFRTLVGDDIPLNAGCLKPLTVIVPAHSMLNPDYPAAVVSGNVETSSAITNALYGALGCVASSQGTMNNFTFGNAQYQYYETIAGGSGAGPGFAGVGAVQTHMTNSRLTDPEVLEWRYPVRVDSHRIRTGSGGRGRWHGGDGAVRRIRFLEPMTASILSNNRIHAPFGAAGGEPGALGRNTIERADGAIETLDHIARAQMAPGDVFVVETPGGGGYGAAG
- a CDS encoding YkgJ family cysteine cluster protein; translation: MVDTYALACNACGRCCNSAPTLALRELFRHRERFVGALTIHRVPKRQIGERWRAGEREHALDADDVAACDALADRLFHRFGGASGDWAALTLQGYDYPSLGRCPALADDGRCSVHADKPSICGAVPLDPLLPDRLQARVLAARRDDAVRFGSRCIVDETQARHAAAHAVPSIALVRATEVMDRAALDACRDALAFERAVWRDAAFASLIDGGQPMREAWSRLAPGAYLTLPIAPVLLIVASLSAHCRALCLNFIDAQLALIDARIEAALARRRLDDRPATRELRGFAQALERARQVLLATPARSTHPHRDAAAIEAWLDGRQATDPQPA
- a CDS encoding LysR family transcriptional regulator, with amino-acid sequence MNTRFLETFVTLAKLRNFRTTAAALHATPAAISQRIKALEDELQTVLVDRDSREFRLTPHGEYLLAYAQAVVEATHELQAAASGESALRGKLRLGVIETVVHSWLPHYLRRLAADYPQLEVDLTVDVSVVLQRRLMAGELDLIIRVEGSDEPAVVCDALANYPVRWIARAGLLPATRTGLARQVLRQPILTYGRGTAPHRALEDIVRTLAHAHGVPLSETRITGSPSISVIVQLVRDGFGVAAIPSLFVDALIESGEVVELPLQPSPPSIVVSMSRRVDAPRFVHGASIAARAACHEYCEKSHRRLVEAL
- a CDS encoding MFS transporter: MESKTLAAGTAEPERPARSGLFSWYADAQPRERRAFWSCKVGYMLDGMDTQMLSFVIPTLVATWGISLADAGFIGTITLLASAAGGWLAGLLSDRIGRVRTLQLTVLWFAVFTALCGLAQNYHQLVAARALMGFGFGGEWTAGAVLIGEVIRARDRGKAVGLVQSGWAIGWGLCALLYALLFSVLPAELAWRALFLVGLAPALLVVVIRRYVKEPDVYQKEKAAQAREADAPRFTEIFAPKLITTTLRAALLTTGAQGGYYAITTWLPTFLKTERHLTVMGTGGYLAMIILGSWVGYLTSAYLTDRLGRKPNFILFALGSMAIAFAYTSLHLTDTSMLFLGFPLGFFASGIFSGMGAFLTELFPTRVRGSGQGFCYNVGRAIGALFPFLIGALAKHYGLGASIGIFAVAAYGVMIVAALTLPETRGRELDAA
- a CDS encoding putative hydro-lyase, with translation MTPSEFRQSVRRGAFRGPTAGHCGPFAQANLAILPDAYAHDFLRFCQANPKACPLLGVGEPGAFRLDVLGDDLDIRTDVPSYNVYRDGRLTERVDSLEALWRDDFVVFAIGCSFSFEDMLAREGIALRHVEEGRNVPMYRTSIPNRRAGVFGGQLVVSMRPMRGADAIRAVQITSRFPGVHGAPIHLGDPRELGIADLGAPDFGDAVTIREGELPVFWACGVTPQTALMEAKLPLAIAHTPGHMLMTDITNASLAVF